A stretch of Nonomuraea africana DNA encodes these proteins:
- a CDS encoding excinuclease ABC subunit UvrA: protein MSMATGTDTQSPALHAADSHDLIRVHGARVNNLKDVSIEIPKRRLTVFTGVSGSGKSSLVFSTIAAESQRLINETYSAFVQGFMPTMARPEVDVLDGLTTAIIVDQQRMGADPRSTVGTATDANAMLRILFSRLGQPHIGSPQAFSFNVASISGAGAVRLERAGQTVKERRDFSITGGMCPRCEGRGKVSDIDLAQLYDDSKSLSEGAFTIPGWKSDSFWTVRVYAESGFVDPNKPIREFTKKEMQAFLYKEPTKVKVEGVNLTYEGLIPKIQKSFLSKDREAMQPHIREFVDRAVTFATCPECDGTRLTEAARSSKIAGISIADACAMEIRDLAEWVRGLDEPSVAPLLAKLLHTLDSFVEIGLGYLSLERPAGTLSGGEAQRTKMIRHLGSALTDVTYVFDEPTIGLHPHDIQRMNDLLLRLRDKGNTVLVVEHKPEAIAIADHVVDLGPGAGTAGGTICYEGTLEGLRASGTITGRHLDDRAVLKETVRTPKGTLEIRGATRHNLQNVDVDIPLGVLCVVTGVAGSGKSSLIHGSIPAGAGVVSVDQGAIKGSRRSNPATYTGLLDPIRKAFAKANGVKPALFSANSEGACPNCNGAGVIYVDLGMMAGVETPCEECEGKRFQAAVLEYHLGGRDISEVLAMSVTEAQEFFGAGEARTPAAHAVLERLADVGLGYLSLGQPLTTLSGGERQRLKLATHMADKGGVYVLDEPTTGLHLADVEHLLGLLDRLVDSGKSVIVIEHHQAVMAHADWIIDLGPGAGHDGGRIVFEGTPADLVAARSTLTGEHLAAYVGT, encoded by the coding sequence ATGAGCATGGCCACGGGTACGGACACGCAGTCGCCTGCGCTGCACGCTGCCGACAGCCACGATCTGATCCGCGTGCACGGCGCGCGCGTGAACAACCTCAAGGACGTCAGCATCGAGATCCCGAAGCGCCGGCTGACGGTGTTCACCGGCGTGTCCGGCTCGGGCAAGAGCTCGCTGGTGTTCAGCACGATCGCCGCGGAGTCGCAGCGGCTGATCAACGAGACCTACAGCGCCTTCGTGCAGGGCTTCATGCCGACGATGGCGCGGCCCGAGGTCGACGTGCTCGACGGGCTGACGACCGCGATCATCGTCGACCAGCAGCGGATGGGCGCCGACCCCCGCTCCACGGTCGGCACCGCCACCGACGCCAACGCGATGCTCCGCATCCTCTTCAGCCGGCTCGGGCAGCCGCACATCGGCTCGCCCCAGGCCTTCTCCTTCAACGTCGCCTCCATCAGTGGAGCGGGTGCGGTCCGCCTGGAGCGCGCCGGACAGACGGTGAAGGAACGTCGCGACTTCAGCATCACCGGCGGTATGTGCCCGCGCTGCGAAGGCCGCGGCAAGGTCTCCGACATCGACCTCGCCCAGCTCTACGATGACTCCAAGTCGCTCTCCGAGGGCGCGTTCACGATCCCCGGCTGGAAGTCGGACAGCTTCTGGACGGTGCGGGTCTACGCCGAGTCGGGCTTCGTCGACCCGAACAAGCCGATCCGCGAGTTCACCAAGAAGGAGATGCAGGCCTTCCTCTACAAGGAGCCGACCAAGGTCAAGGTCGAGGGCGTCAACCTCACCTACGAGGGCCTGATCCCCAAGATCCAGAAGTCGTTCCTCTCCAAGGACCGGGAGGCGATGCAGCCGCACATCCGGGAGTTCGTGGACCGGGCGGTCACCTTCGCCACCTGTCCCGAATGCGACGGCACCCGGCTCACCGAGGCGGCCCGCTCCTCGAAGATCGCGGGCATCAGCATCGCCGACGCCTGCGCGATGGAGATCCGCGACCTGGCCGAGTGGGTCCGCGGCCTCGACGAGCCGTCGGTCGCGCCGCTGCTCGCCAAGCTGCTGCACACCCTCGACTCGTTCGTGGAGATCGGGCTGGGCTACCTCTCGCTCGAACGGCCGGCCGGCACGCTGTCGGGCGGCGAGGCGCAGCGCACCAAGATGATCCGCCACCTCGGCTCCGCGCTCACCGACGTCACCTACGTCTTCGACGAGCCCACCATCGGGCTGCACCCCCACGACATCCAGCGGATGAACGACCTGCTGCTGCGGCTGCGGGACAAGGGCAACACGGTGCTCGTCGTCGAGCACAAGCCGGAGGCGATCGCGATCGCCGACCACGTCGTCGACCTCGGACCCGGCGCCGGTACGGCAGGCGGCACCATCTGCTACGAGGGGACTCTCGAGGGCCTGCGCGCCAGCGGCACCATCACCGGCCGCCACCTCGACGACCGGGCCGTCCTCAAGGAGACGGTGCGCACCCCCAAGGGCACGCTGGAGATCCGCGGCGCCACCCGCCACAACCTCCAGAACGTCGACGTCGACATCCCGCTCGGGGTGCTCTGCGTCGTCACCGGCGTCGCCGGCTCCGGCAAGAGCTCGCTGATCCACGGTTCGATCCCCGCCGGCGCGGGTGTCGTCTCGGTCGACCAGGGAGCGATCAAGGGCTCGCGACGGAGCAACCCGGCGACGTACACCGGACTGCTCGACCCGATCCGCAAGGCGTTCGCGAAGGCCAACGGCGTCAAGCCGGCGCTGTTCAGCGCCAACTCCGAGGGCGCCTGCCCCAACTGCAACGGCGCCGGCGTCATCTACGTCGACCTGGGGATGATGGCCGGCGTGGAGACCCCCTGCGAGGAGTGCGAGGGCAAGCGGTTCCAGGCAGCGGTGCTGGAATACCACCTGGGCGGCCGCGACATCAGCGAGGTGCTCGCGATGTCGGTGACCGAGGCCCAGGAGTTCTTCGGCGCCGGTGAGGCGCGCACGCCGGCCGCGCACGCCGTCCTCGAGCGGCTCGCCGACGTCGGGCTCGGCTACCTCAGCCTCGGCCAGCCGCTCACCACGCTGTCCGGCGGCGAGCGGCAGCGGCTCAAGCTGGCCACCCACATGGCCGACAAGGGCGGGGTCTACGTCCTCGACGAGCCGACCACCGGCCTGCACCTCGCCGACGTCGAGCACCTGCTCGGCCTGCTCGACCGGCTCGTCGACTCCGGCAAGTCGGTCATCGTCATCGAGCACCACCAGGCGGTCATGGCGCACGCCGACTGGATCATCGACCTCGGCCCCGGCGCCGGCCACGACGGCGGCCGGATCGTCTTCGAGGGCACACCCGCCGACCTCGTCGCCGCCCGCTCCACCCTCACCGGCGAGCACCTCGCTGCCTACGTCGGCACCTGA
- a CDS encoding VOC family protein, with product MTAAGATVKEPAHDVGDGRLVATVIDPDGNVLGLLQDR from the coding sequence GTGACCGCCGCGGGTGCCACAGTGAAGGAGCCCGCGCACGACGTCGGTGACGGCCGCCTGGTGGCCACCGTCATCGATCCCGATGGCAACGTCCTCGGGCTGCTTCAGGACCGATGA
- a CDS encoding glycosyltransferase family 2 protein yields MGDPRVGAVVITWNRKREALASVSRLLALPERPRVVLVDNGSSDGTAEAVRNVHPDAEVIALRENLGAVGRNIGVKHLDTPYVAFCDDDTWWAPGSLTRAADVLDACPGLAAVTARILVVPGGHEDPIVAELRDSPVPGPDWLPGPALGSFLAGASVLRRDAFLSCGGFNPHLWLGGEEELLAVDLAAAGWELCYLEGLTVYHQASPLRDPHERRRLGLRNTLWFAWLRRPVRPALRRMLHLARTVPRDRVTALAVLDALRGLGWVLAERRTLPPRVEARLLSLEEAQSRSVARRYIS; encoded by the coding sequence ATGGGTGACCCGCGGGTCGGCGCCGTCGTCATCACCTGGAACCGCAAGCGGGAGGCGCTCGCCTCCGTGAGCCGGCTGCTGGCCCTGCCCGAGCGACCGCGCGTCGTGCTGGTGGACAACGGCTCGAGCGACGGCACGGCCGAGGCCGTACGGAACGTCCATCCCGACGCCGAAGTGATCGCCCTGCGCGAGAACCTGGGCGCGGTCGGCCGCAACATCGGCGTCAAGCACCTCGACACCCCGTACGTGGCCTTCTGCGACGACGACACCTGGTGGGCCCCCGGCTCCCTGACCAGAGCGGCCGACGTGCTGGACGCCTGCCCTGGCCTGGCAGCCGTCACTGCCCGCATCCTGGTGGTGCCGGGCGGACATGAGGACCCCATCGTCGCCGAGCTGCGCGACTCTCCTGTGCCCGGCCCTGACTGGCTGCCCGGTCCGGCGTTGGGCAGTTTCCTGGCCGGGGCGTCCGTGTTGCGCCGGGACGCCTTCCTGAGCTGCGGAGGCTTCAATCCACACCTCTGGCTGGGCGGCGAGGAGGAACTCCTGGCGGTCGACCTGGCCGCCGCCGGATGGGAGCTGTGCTACCTGGAGGGGCTCACGGTCTATCACCAGGCCTCGCCGCTGCGCGATCCACACGAGCGCCGCCGCCTCGGACTGCGGAACACGCTCTGGTTCGCCTGGCTACGCCGTCCGGTCCGGCCGGCACTGCGGCGGATGCTGCACCTGGCCAGGACAGTGCCCCGCGACCGGGTCACCGCGCTGGCCGTCCTGGACGCGCTGCGCGGGCTGGGATGGGTGCTGGCCGAGCGCCGGACCCTGCCGCCGCGGGTGGAGGCTCGCCTGCTCAGCCTGGAGGAGGCGCAATCGCGATCGGTGGCCCGCCGCTACATCAGCTAG